In Bacillota bacterium, one DNA window encodes the following:
- a CDS encoding succinate dehydrogenase — protein sequence MKFRLRIWRQAGPDAPGRFEEYVVDGISPNQSFLEMLDQLNEQLIAEGKDPVAFESDCREGICGMCGLTINGMPHGPRLRSTTCELRMRHFEDGSTITVEPFRADAFPVIKDLVVDRSAFDRIMAAGGYISVNTGSAPDANAIPIPKHIAEEAMDAAACIGCGACVAACPNASASLFVAAKIAHLSLLPQGHPERERRVLRMVEAMDKEGFGACSNHGECEAACPKGISIVNIARMRAEYRRAMAAAR from the coding sequence ATGAAATTCCGCCTGAGAATTTGGCGCCAAGCGGGGCCCGACGCTCCGGGCCGCTTCGAGGAATACGTGGTGGACGGCATCTCGCCCAACCAGTCGTTCCTCGAGATGCTCGACCAGCTCAACGAGCAGCTGATCGCGGAAGGCAAAGACCCCGTGGCCTTCGAGAGCGACTGCCGCGAAGGCATTTGCGGCATGTGCGGCCTGACCATCAACGGCATGCCGCACGGGCCGCGCCTGAGGTCGACGACGTGCGAGCTGCGCATGCGCCACTTTGAGGACGGGTCTACCATCACGGTGGAGCCCTTCCGGGCCGACGCGTTTCCGGTCATCAAAGACCTGGTCGTGGACCGCTCCGCCTTCGACCGCATCATGGCGGCCGGCGGCTACATTTCCGTCAACACCGGCTCGGCGCCCGACGCGAACGCTATCCCGATTCCGAAGCATATCGCCGAGGAAGCGATGGACGCGGCGGCGTGCATCGGCTGCGGCGCATGCGTGGCGGCATGTCCGAACGCGTCGGCGTCGCTCTTCGTTGCCGCCAAGATCGCCCACCTGTCGCTGCTACCGCAGGGTCACCCGGAGCGGGAACGCCGCGTACTGCGCATGGTGGAGGCGATGGACAAGGAAGGCTTCGGCGCCTGCTCCAACCACGGCGAGTGCGAGGCCGCCTGCCCGAAAGGCATTTCCATCGTCAACATCGCCCGGATGCGGGCCGAATACCGCCGGGCCATGGCCGCCGCCCGCTGA
- a CDS encoding transporter: protein MLVRYFPILTGLFVAVLMISQVTAVKPVDVAFFGVVITGADVFFPLSYLLGDVLTEVYGFARARVAIWTGLLANVLFSATLWLVGLMPGEPGWVAAGGQEAWDMLLGLAPRIALASLTAYVVGEFVNSYVLARLKVAMRGRHLWVRTIGSSLIGHGVDTLIFFPIAYGGEWPWPLILEIMAAVYVLKVGVEALMTPVTYAVTGFLKRRTGMDVYDVETNFNPFRIQLDD, encoded by the coding sequence ATGCTGGTGCGCTACTTTCCCATTCTCACCGGCTTGTTCGTCGCCGTGCTCATGATCAGCCAGGTGACCGCGGTCAAGCCCGTGGACGTTGCGTTTTTCGGCGTCGTCATCACGGGCGCCGACGTCTTCTTCCCGCTCAGCTACCTGTTGGGCGACGTGCTGACGGAGGTGTACGGCTTCGCCCGGGCGCGCGTTGCCATCTGGACGGGGCTGTTGGCCAACGTGCTCTTCAGCGCGACGCTCTGGCTCGTCGGTCTCATGCCGGGCGAGCCCGGGTGGGTGGCCGCGGGCGGCCAGGAGGCGTGGGACATGCTGCTGGGCCTGGCTCCCCGCATCGCGCTGGCGAGCCTGACGGCGTACGTCGTGGGCGAGTTCGTCAACTCCTACGTGCTGGCCAGGCTGAAAGTGGCCATGCGGGGCCGGCACTTATGGGTTCGCACCATCGGCTCTAGTCTCATCGGCCACGGCGTTGACACCCTTATCTTTTTCCCCATCGCCTACGGCGGCGAATGGCCGTGGCCCCTTATCCTGGAGATCATGGCGGCGGTGTACGTGCTGAAAGTGGGCGTCGAGGCGCTGATGACGCCGGTGACCTACGCGGTGACCGGCTTTCTCAAGCGGCGCACGGGCATGGACGTCTACGACGTGGAAACGAACTTCAACCCCTTCCGCATCCAGTTGGACGACTGA
- a CDS encoding thiamine-binding protein — translation MAIVAVSVAPLGTGEPSVSRFVAAALKVLEKYPDLEYRLDPMFTTIQGDLPRIFQAIVDMHEAVAALGAVRIGTVIKIDDRRDVRMPMEEKVRSVERLLSEKGVLTPIPDDEYSSAKD, via the coding sequence ATGGCCATCGTCGCCGTCAGCGTCGCGCCGCTGGGCACGGGCGAACCGAGCGTCAGCCGCTTCGTGGCGGCGGCCCTCAAGGTGCTGGAAAAGTATCCCGATCTGGAATACCGGCTCGATCCGATGTTCACCACCATTCAGGGCGACTTGCCCCGCATTTTCCAGGCCATCGTCGATATGCACGAAGCGGTGGCGGCCCTGGGTGCGGTGCGCATCGGGACCGTGATCAAGATCGACGATCGGCGCGACGTCCGTATGCCCATGGAGGAGAAAGTACGCTCGGTGGAGCGGCTATTGTCGGAAAAGGGCGTGTTGACGCCCATTCCGGACGACGAGTATAGTAGTGCTAAGGATTGA
- a CDS encoding heavy metal-binding protein gives MIKLKVEGMSCEHCKAAVERALREVLGVEGVEVLLDQGFAVVRGNADPQQLVEAVKEAGYEARVEA, from the coding sequence ATGATCAAGCTGAAGGTCGAAGGCATGAGCTGTGAACATTGCAAAGCCGCGGTCGAGCGCGCGCTGCGCGAAGTGCTGGGCGTCGAAGGAGTCGAGGTGTTGCTGGATCAAGGGTTCGCCGTCGTGCGCGGCAACGCGGATCCCCAACAGCTGGTTGAAGCCGTGAAAGAAGCCGGCTACGAGGCGAGAGTGGAAGCATGA
- the msrA gene encoding peptide-methionine (S)-S-oxide reductase, whose translation MSVQKATLGGGCFWCLEAVFQQLRGVTEVQPGYAGGHVPNPTYEQVCTGTTGHAEVVQITFDPDVITYRELLDVFFSIHDPTTPDRQGDDVGPQYRSIILYHDDEQRRIAEEVIRELEQSGAWSDPIVTQVVPLEAFYPAEEYHKDYFRRNPERAYCRLVIAPKVEKFRRRFSDKLKADAVR comes from the coding sequence ATGAGCGTGCAGAAGGCTACGCTCGGCGGCGGGTGCTTCTGGTGCCTGGAGGCCGTTTTCCAGCAGCTGCGCGGCGTCACCGAGGTGCAGCCGGGCTATGCCGGCGGCCACGTGCCGAATCCCACCTATGAGCAAGTGTGCACGGGCACCACGGGCCACGCCGAAGTGGTGCAAATTACCTTCGACCCGGACGTCATCACGTACCGGGAGCTGCTGGACGTGTTTTTCTCCATTCATGACCCGACGACGCCCGACCGCCAGGGCGATGACGTGGGCCCGCAGTACCGGTCCATCATTCTGTACCACGATGACGAGCAGCGGCGGATCGCCGAGGAAGTCATTCGCGAGCTCGAGCAGTCGGGCGCGTGGAGCGATCCCATCGTGACGCAAGTCGTGCCGCTAGAAGCCTTCTATCCCGCGGAGGAGTACCACAAAGACTATTTCCGGCGCAATCCCGAGCGAGCGTACTGCCGCCTTGTCATTGCGCCCAAGGTCGAGAAGTTCCGCCGCCGTTTCAGCGACAAGCTGAAAGCGGACGCTGTCCGGTAA
- a CDS encoding spore germination protein, whose amino-acid sequence MKTFLHQLLRPFLRRRRKEEANSGEPSRKSGDRDAEKHRRREPADDPVRTHPEKVRFSRRVERDLQLIQDAFGHSADLVVRRFRTARGEEAAVVFINGLVSTPSISRYIIEPVMTGERPGETVAAEANPLAVLRDALTGLTYGQCLLLRDGRDPVACDVRDWEKRSVPTAELEPSEQGSNESFLEDLATNTVLIRRRLRTENLQIEKYILGRESRTEIRVAYLRHIARDELVDEVRRRLQRIDIDAPLSLSFLQELITDTPWSPIPNAVLTARPDRTAGMLLEGHVAILMDGTPMAMLVPGTFVSMLQAADDYASNFYAASFTRGIRWLATLIALLASPVYVSIISYHSELLPTRLLFTIAAGRDGVPFPPLVEAFLMELAFELLREAGLRVPRQIGQAVSIVGVLIIGDAAVRAGLISPFMIVVVGLSAISSFAIPSPALADTVRLLRFPMILLGGILGLFAVTMGVLVILAIMISARSFGVPFFTPFAPMVGRELEDAMVRSPAWRQLYRPWQVVQLGRLRQQPSGQKPQPQSSREDPDGS is encoded by the coding sequence ATGAAAACGTTTCTCCACCAGTTGCTCCGCCCGTTCCTGCGCCGCCGGCGCAAAGAGGAGGCGAACAGCGGTGAACCGAGCCGGAAAAGCGGGGACCGCGACGCCGAGAAGCACCGGCGCCGGGAGCCCGCCGACGATCCCGTCCGCACCCACCCCGAAAAAGTCCGCTTTTCCCGCCGCGTCGAGCGGGACTTGCAGCTGATCCAGGACGCGTTCGGCCACAGCGCGGACCTGGTGGTGCGGCGGTTCCGGACGGCGCGGGGCGAAGAGGCCGCCGTCGTGTTCATCAACGGCCTCGTCTCCACGCCGTCCATCTCCCGCTACATTATTGAACCCGTCATGACCGGCGAACGCCCCGGCGAAACGGTGGCGGCGGAAGCGAATCCGCTCGCCGTCCTTCGCGACGCGCTGACGGGCTTAACCTACGGCCAATGCCTGCTGCTGCGCGACGGGCGCGATCCGGTCGCGTGCGACGTCCGCGACTGGGAGAAGCGTTCCGTGCCCACGGCCGAACTGGAGCCCTCGGAGCAGGGATCCAACGAGTCTTTCCTCGAAGACTTGGCGACCAACACCGTCTTAATCCGGCGCCGGCTGCGCACGGAGAATCTGCAGATCGAAAAGTACATCCTGGGCCGGGAGAGCCGCACGGAAATACGCGTCGCCTACCTGCGCCACATCGCCCGAGACGAACTGGTGGACGAAGTGCGGCGGCGGCTGCAGCGCATCGACATTGACGCGCCGCTGAGCTTGTCCTTCCTCCAGGAGCTCATCACCGACACGCCCTGGTCGCCGATTCCCAACGCGGTGCTCACCGCTCGTCCGGACCGGACGGCGGGCATGCTGCTGGAAGGCCACGTAGCCATTCTGATGGACGGCACGCCCATGGCCATGCTCGTACCCGGCACCTTCGTGTCCATGCTGCAAGCAGCCGACGACTATGCGTCCAATTTCTACGCAGCCTCCTTCACTCGAGGCATTCGCTGGCTCGCGACCTTGATCGCTTTGCTGGCTTCGCCAGTGTACGTGTCGATCATCTCGTACCACAGCGAGCTGCTGCCGACGCGCCTGTTGTTTACCATCGCGGCCGGGCGCGACGGTGTGCCCTTCCCACCCCTCGTGGAAGCGTTTCTGATGGAGCTGGCGTTCGAACTGCTGCGGGAGGCGGGGCTGCGGGTGCCCCGGCAAATCGGCCAGGCGGTCTCGATCGTGGGCGTGCTTATCATCGGCGACGCCGCCGTGCGAGCCGGGCTCATCAGCCCGTTCATGATCGTGGTCGTCGGCCTCTCGGCCATCAGCTCCTTCGCCATCCCTTCCCCGGCCCTGGCCGACACGGTGCGACTCCTGCGCTTCCCTATGATCCTGTTGGGGGGCATCTTGGGCTTGTTCGCCGTCACGATGGGCGTACTGGTGATTCTCGCCATCATGATCAGCGCGCGCTCGTTCGGCGTGCCGTTTTTTACGCCGTTTGCCCCGATGGTGGGGCGTGAGCTGGAAGACGCGATGGTGCGGTCTCCGGCCTGGCGCCAGCTGTATCGCCCGTGGCAGGTGGTGCAGCTGGGCAGGCTGCGCCAGCAGCCGTCGGGTCAAAAGCCGCAGCCGCAGTCGTCGAGGGAGGATCCCGATGGGTCGTAA
- a CDS encoding phosphomannomutase, with protein sequence MSERLACFKAYDVRGVVPDELNEDLAYRIGRAYAAFLKPRRVCVGRDVRPSGAALAAALMEGLTDAGVDVVDIGVCGTEQVYFATFHMGLDGGIMVTASHNPPEYNGMKFVREEARPISGDTGLMDIERLARLRDYPPPAARKGTITRVDTLDDYVQHLLSYVDVAKLKPFTIAANPGNGCAGPVIERLQKHLPFKIIAKYAEPDGTFPNGVPNPMLVENREATASLVRETGADFGVAWDGDFDRCFFFDEKGQFIEGYYIVGLLAEAVLRKHPGAAIVYDPRLIWNTEEIVREMGGRPVMWKAGHAFLKEKMRQEDAVYGGEMSAHHYFRAFRYCDSGMIPWLLVAQLLSEKGRPLSEIIAERAARYPVSGEINRRLKDPDAALARLEARYGPGGRVDKIDGLSVAFDDWRFNARKSNTEPLLRLNVETRGDRELLARKTAELLAVIDEAAQGTA encoded by the coding sequence ATGAGCGAGCGTTTGGCGTGTTTCAAGGCGTACGACGTGCGGGGCGTAGTGCCGGACGAGCTTAACGAGGACTTGGCGTACCGTATCGGCCGGGCCTACGCGGCGTTTCTGAAGCCGCGGCGCGTGTGCGTCGGCCGCGACGTGCGCCCTTCAGGCGCAGCACTGGCCGCCGCGCTGATGGAGGGGCTGACCGACGCGGGCGTGGACGTGGTGGACATCGGTGTCTGCGGCACCGAGCAGGTCTACTTCGCCACGTTTCACATGGGCCTGGACGGCGGCATCATGGTGACGGCCAGCCACAACCCGCCCGAATACAACGGCATGAAGTTCGTGCGGGAGGAGGCGCGGCCCATCAGCGGTGACACGGGCCTTATGGACATCGAGCGCCTGGCGCGCCTCAGGGACTACCCGCCGCCGGCCGCCCGCAAAGGCACGATCACGCGCGTGGACACGCTGGATGATTACGTGCAGCACTTGCTGAGCTACGTGGACGTGGCCAAGCTGAAGCCGTTCACCATCGCGGCCAACCCCGGCAACGGCTGCGCGGGGCCCGTGATCGAGCGGCTGCAGAAGCACCTGCCCTTTAAGATTATCGCCAAGTATGCCGAACCGGACGGCACGTTTCCCAACGGCGTTCCCAACCCCATGCTGGTGGAAAACCGCGAGGCAACCGCGAGCCTTGTACGGGAGACGGGTGCGGACTTCGGCGTCGCCTGGGACGGCGACTTCGACCGCTGCTTTTTCTTCGACGAGAAGGGCCAGTTCATTGAAGGCTATTACATCGTAGGCCTGCTGGCCGAGGCGGTGCTGAGGAAGCATCCGGGTGCGGCCATCGTCTACGACCCGCGGCTCATCTGGAACACCGAGGAGATCGTGCGGGAAATGGGCGGCCGGCCGGTGATGTGGAAAGCGGGGCACGCGTTCCTGAAGGAGAAGATGCGGCAGGAAGACGCGGTTTACGGCGGTGAGATGTCGGCGCACCATTATTTCCGCGCGTTCCGCTACTGCGACAGCGGCATGATTCCGTGGCTGCTGGTCGCGCAGCTGCTGTCGGAGAAGGGAAGACCGCTGTCGGAAATCATCGCCGAGCGGGCGGCGAGGTATCCCGTCAGCGGGGAAATCAATCGCCGCCTCAAGGACCCCGATGCGGCCCTGGCGCGACTGGAGGCCCGCTACGGGCCGGGCGGCCGGGTGGACAAGATTGACGGCTTGAGCGTGGCGTTCGACGACTGGCGCTTCAACGCGCGCAAGTCCAACACTGAGCCGCTGCTGCGCCTCAACGTCGAGACGCGCGGGGACCGGGAGCTTCTGGCGCGCAAGACGGCAGAGTTGCTGGCTGTCATCGACGAGGCGGCCCAAGGGACGGCGTAG
- a CDS encoding serine--tRNA ligase, whose protein sequence is MLDIKLIRERPDYVREAMRRRGESAPIDEVLELDARRRALVTEVEQLRSRRNEASEQVARLKREGGSEEEASRLIEEMRIVGDKIKALEDEVRDVDARLRDLLLSIPNIPHESVPYGESEADNVEVRRWGTPREFSFEPKPHWEIGAKLGILDFERAAKIAGSRFVVYKGLGARLERALINFMIDVHVNEHGYTEIWPPYLVNAASMIGTGQLPKFAEDMFKVEGDDYYLIPTAEVPVTNLHRDEILSADELPKYYVAYSACFRAEAGSHGRDTRGLIRQHQFDKVELVKFVRPETSYEELEKLVADAEDILRRLGLPYRVTMMCTADVGFAAAKKYDPEVWMPSYGRYVEISSCSNFEDFQARRANIRYRPAPKAKPEYVHTLNGSGLAVGRTLAAILENYQNEDGSVTIPEALRPYMGGLERIEPQA, encoded by the coding sequence TTGCTAGATATCAAGCTCATCCGTGAACGGCCGGACTACGTCCGCGAGGCGATGCGCCGCCGGGGTGAGTCGGCGCCCATCGACGAGGTGCTGGAGCTGGACGCCCGGCGCCGGGCGCTCGTCACGGAAGTGGAGCAGCTGAGGTCGCGGCGCAACGAGGCGTCGGAGCAGGTGGCGCGCCTGAAGCGCGAAGGCGGCAGCGAAGAGGAAGCTTCTCGTCTGATTGAGGAGATGCGCATCGTCGGCGACAAGATTAAAGCGCTGGAAGACGAAGTGCGCGACGTCGACGCCCGCCTGCGCGACCTGCTGCTGTCGATCCCCAACATCCCGCACGAATCGGTGCCGTACGGCGAAAGCGAAGCGGACAACGTCGAAGTGCGCCGCTGGGGCACGCCCCGGGAATTCAGCTTCGAGCCCAAGCCCCACTGGGAAATCGGCGCGAAGTTGGGGATTTTGGACTTCGAGCGGGCGGCGAAGATTGCCGGGTCCCGCTTCGTCGTCTACAAGGGCCTGGGTGCGCGCCTGGAGCGGGCGCTGATCAACTTCATGATCGACGTGCACGTGAACGAGCACGGCTACACCGAAATCTGGCCCCCGTATCTGGTGAACGCAGCGTCCATGATCGGCACGGGGCAGCTGCCCAAGTTCGCGGAGGACATGTTCAAAGTGGAAGGCGACGACTACTACTTGATCCCGACCGCGGAAGTGCCGGTCACCAACCTGCACCGGGACGAGATCTTGTCCGCTGACGAGCTGCCCAAGTATTACGTGGCCTACTCGGCTTGCTTCCGCGCCGAGGCGGGGTCGCACGGCCGCGACACGCGCGGGCTCATTCGCCAGCACCAGTTCGACAAGGTGGAGCTGGTGAAGTTCGTCCGGCCGGAGACGTCCTACGAGGAGCTGGAGAAGCTTGTGGCGGACGCGGAAGACATCTTGCGGCGGCTGGGGCTGCCGTACCGGGTCACGATGATGTGCACCGCAGACGTGGGCTTTGCCGCCGCGAAGAAGTACGACCCCGAAGTGTGGATGCCCAGCTACGGGCGATACGTGGAAATCTCGTCGTGCAGCAACTTCGAGGATTTCCAGGCGCGGCGCGCCAACATCCGCTATCGTCCCGCGCCCAAGGCGAAGCCCGAGTACGTGCACACGCTGAACGGCTCGGGCCTGGCGGTGGGCCGCACGCTGGCGGCCATCCTGGAGAACTACCAGAACGAAGACGGCAGCGTAACGATTCCGGAGGCGCTGCGCCCGTATATGGGCGGCCTGGAGCGCATCGAGCCGCAGGCGTAG
- a CDS encoding serine hydroxymethyltransferase (catalyzes the reaction of glycine with 5,10-methylenetetrahydrofolate to form L-serine and tetrahydrofolate), giving the protein METLQRVDPDVAAAIEAERRRQNTHIELIASENFVSEAVLAAAGSVLTNKYAEGYPGRRYYGGCQYVDVVERLAIERAKALFNAEHVNVQPHSGSQANQAVYFAALQPGDKVMGMQLSHGGHLTHGHPVNLSGSWFRFEHYGVDPETEQIDYDALYKQAEQVRPKMIVAGASAYPRIIDFARLREICDAVGALLFVDMAHIAGLVAAGLHPSPIPYADFVSTTTHKTLRGPRGGMVFCKAQYAKALDRAVFPGVQGGPLMHIIAAKAVALKEASTPEFKEYQRRVLENARTLASALQRRGFRIVSGGTDTHLLLVDVKSSRGLTGQAAEKILDAVGITVNKNTIPYDPEPPAVTSGLRLGTPAATTRGMTAADMEEIAAIIDDVLSAPEDQAVLESARRRVRALCEKYPLYGGL; this is encoded by the coding sequence CTGGAGACGCTGCAAAGGGTGGATCCGGACGTGGCCGCAGCCATCGAGGCCGAGCGGCGGCGGCAAAACACGCACATCGAGCTCATCGCCTCGGAAAACTTCGTGAGCGAAGCGGTGCTGGCCGCGGCGGGGTCGGTGCTGACCAACAAGTACGCGGAAGGGTATCCCGGGCGCCGCTACTACGGCGGCTGCCAGTACGTAGACGTGGTGGAGCGGCTGGCCATCGAGCGGGCGAAGGCGCTGTTCAACGCCGAGCATGTCAACGTGCAGCCGCACTCGGGCTCGCAGGCCAACCAGGCCGTGTACTTTGCGGCGCTGCAGCCCGGCGACAAGGTGATGGGCATGCAGCTGTCCCACGGCGGCCATCTGACGCACGGGCACCCGGTCAACCTGTCGGGCAGCTGGTTCCGCTTCGAGCATTACGGCGTCGATCCGGAGACGGAGCAGATCGACTACGACGCGCTGTACAAGCAGGCGGAGCAGGTCCGGCCGAAAATGATCGTGGCTGGCGCCAGCGCCTACCCGCGCATCATCGACTTTGCGCGCCTTAGGGAAATTTGTGACGCGGTGGGGGCGCTGCTGTTCGTCGACATGGCGCACATCGCGGGGCTCGTGGCCGCCGGGCTGCATCCGAGCCCGATCCCGTACGCGGACTTCGTCTCGACCACGACCCACAAGACGCTCCGCGGTCCCCGCGGCGGCATGGTGTTCTGCAAGGCCCAGTACGCCAAAGCGCTGGACCGGGCCGTGTTCCCCGGTGTCCAGGGCGGGCCGCTCATGCACATCATCGCCGCCAAGGCGGTGGCGCTCAAGGAGGCGTCGACGCCGGAGTTCAAGGAGTACCAGCGGCGGGTGCTGGAGAACGCGCGCACGCTGGCGAGCGCGCTGCAGCGGCGGGGCTTCCGCATCGTCTCGGGCGGCACCGACACGCACTTGCTGCTGGTGGACGTCAAGTCGTCCCGCGGCTTGACGGGTCAGGCCGCGGAGAAAATACTGGACGCCGTGGGCATCACGGTCAACAAAAACACTATTCCGTACGACCCCGAGCCTCCGGCGGTGACTAGCGGCCTGCGGTTGGGGACGCCGGCGGCCACCACGCGGGGCATGACCGCGGCCGACATGGAGGAGATCGCCGCGATCATCGACGACGTGCTGTCCGCGCCCGAGGATCAGGCGGTGCTGGAGTCCGCCCGGAGGCGGGTGCGGGCGCTGTGCGAGAAGTACCCGCTGTACGGCGGGTTGTGA
- a CDS encoding TrpB-like pyridoxal phosphate-dependent enzyme, protein MSETKIVLPERDIPRQWYNIAADLSTPLRPPLHPVTKQPVRPEDLAPLFPMALIEQEMSAQRWIDIPEEIIDVYRLWRPTPLYRARRLEQALGTPAKIYYKYEGVSPAGSHKPNTAVVQAYYNKKEGVRRLATETGAGQWGSALSLACRLFGLECTVYMVKISYEQKPYRRSLMQVWGAEVIPSPSPRTHAGRAILEQDPDSPGSLGIAISEAVEDAASHADTKYALGSVLNHVLLHQTVIGLEAKKQLELVGDYPDVVIACHGGGSNFGGLAFPFLADKFAGRDVRAVAVEPTASPSLTRGHAAYDYGDTAGMTPLLYMYTLGHRFVPPSIHAGGLRYHGAAPLVAHLYEQGLIEARAVPQRSVFEAAVLFARTEGILPAPESAHAVRAAVDEALRAKEEGRERTILFGLSGHGHFDLSAYDAYLAGVLQDHELPQEAIDAALAQLPAVN, encoded by the coding sequence TTGAGCGAGACGAAGATTGTGTTGCCGGAGCGGGACATTCCTCGGCAGTGGTACAACATCGCGGCCGATTTGAGCACCCCCCTGCGGCCCCCGCTGCACCCGGTCACCAAGCAGCCGGTTCGTCCCGAAGATCTGGCGCCGCTGTTTCCTATGGCTCTCATCGAGCAAGAGATGAGCGCGCAGCGCTGGATCGACATTCCGGAAGAGATCATCGACGTGTATCGCTTGTGGCGGCCGACGCCGCTCTACCGGGCGCGCCGCCTGGAGCAGGCGCTGGGAACTCCGGCCAAGATTTACTACAAGTACGAAGGCGTGAGTCCGGCGGGCAGTCATAAGCCCAACACCGCCGTCGTGCAGGCCTATTACAACAAGAAGGAAGGCGTGCGCCGGCTGGCCACGGAGACGGGCGCGGGCCAGTGGGGCAGCGCGCTGAGCCTGGCGTGCCGGCTGTTCGGCCTCGAGTGCACCGTTTACATGGTGAAAATCAGCTACGAGCAGAAGCCGTATCGCCGCTCGCTCATGCAGGTGTGGGGCGCGGAGGTCATCCCGAGCCCTAGCCCCCGCACGCACGCGGGCCGGGCCATTCTGGAGCAGGACCCCGACTCGCCGGGGAGCCTGGGCATCGCGATCAGCGAGGCGGTGGAAGACGCGGCCAGCCACGCGGACACGAAGTACGCGCTGGGCAGCGTGCTGAACCACGTCTTGCTGCACCAGACGGTCATCGGCCTGGAAGCGAAGAAGCAACTGGAGCTGGTGGGCGACTACCCGGACGTCGTCATCGCCTGTCACGGCGGTGGCAGCAATTTCGGCGGGCTGGCGTTTCCGTTCTTGGCGGACAAGTTTGCGGGCCGTGACGTGCGGGCCGTGGCGGTGGAGCCCACCGCGTCGCCGTCGCTGACGCGGGGCCACGCGGCGTACGACTACGGCGACACCGCCGGCATGACGCCCCTGCTGTACATGTACACCTTGGGGCACCGCTTCGTTCCGCCCAGCATCCACGCGGGCGGCCTGCGCTACCACGGCGCGGCGCCGCTGGTGGCGCACTTGTACGAGCAAGGCCTGATTGAAGCCCGGGCGGTGCCGCAGCGCTCCGTCTTCGAGGCGGCGGTGCTGTTCGCCCGCACGGAAGGGATCTTGCCTGCGCCCGAATCGGCGCACGCCGTCCGCGCGGCCGTCGACGAGGCGCTGCGGGCGAAAGAGGAAGGCCGCGAGCGCACGATTCTCTTCGGCCTCAGCGGCCACGGGCACTTCGACTTGAGCGCGTACGACGCGTACTTGGCCGGCGTGCTGCAGGACCACGAGCTTCCGCAGGAGGCTATCGACGCGGCGCTGGCTCAGCTGCCCGCGGTCAACTGA